A genomic segment from Alteribacillus bidgolensis encodes:
- a CDS encoding DUF4870 domain-containing protein, whose translation MDEKEKSVLENAATEEENVDSQEKPAEKRVKTSMGLEENVAGLLCYLLGLITGIVFLVLEKDSRFVRFHALQSIFISGTLVVLNIVLTAIPVLGWLLGLFLSLIGFVLWIVLMVKAYQGKWFKLSIFGDMAEKQLDQMKK comes from the coding sequence ATGGATGAGAAAGAAAAGTCTGTTTTGGAGAATGCTGCGACAGAGGAAGAAAATGTTGACTCGCAAGAAAAACCAGCGGAGAAACGAGTAAAAACGTCGATGGGCTTAGAAGAGAACGTGGCTGGGCTGTTATGTTATTTATTGGGACTCATTACGGGTATTGTTTTTTTAGTTTTAGAAAAGGATAGCCGCTTTGTACGTTTTCATGCGCTGCAATCAATTTTTATTTCAGGAACTTTAGTGGTGTTGAACATCGTCCTCACAGCGATACCTGTTTTAGGATGGCTTCTTGGATTATTTTTATCTCTTATCGGCTTTGTTTTGTGGATTGTATTAATGGTGAAAGCTTATCAAGGAAAGTGGTTTAAACTGTCTATTTTTGGTGATATGGCTGAAAAGCAGTTAGATCAAATGAAAAAATAA
- a CDS encoding ABC transporter substrate-binding protein: MRKHKGFTMVLLTFLFLGIFLSACMSDDSENQHAEGKISIDIYQGKVEFRDQFIKLAEKYEEENPDVSISVTAVGGGTDYFTSLRSRFSAGDEPEIFSVAGPSEAEDFKQYLSDLSDTKAASLALEGTLDGLMEGEQVYGLPFNQEGYGLIYNKKMFEEAGIDAEKILTYEDLEEAVQKLDSQKDELGIEEVFALPANEEWVISNHLANTFIAPEFNNSVMEAYESGTVPFEKSEELKRILDLQNTYSIQPTLSMDYSQQVEQYFTLEKVAIIQQGNWIYPTVAQMDQTFAEDNLGILPIPVEGHEGKLPVGVPNYWVVNDNKDDEVVEASKDFLNWMYTSEEGKEIVLNDLNFIPAYEGFDTSEIADPLSREIYEYSSKGYTIDWVFVGFPTPWTDSLGANMQEYIDGGKTWEEVIEDSRREWEGMRQ; this comes from the coding sequence GTGAGGAAACACAAAGGTTTCACGATGGTACTGTTAACTTTTCTTTTCCTTGGAATCTTTTTAAGTGCATGTATGTCCGATGATTCTGAAAATCAACATGCCGAGGGGAAAATTTCGATTGATATCTATCAAGGGAAAGTAGAATTTCGCGATCAATTTATTAAACTTGCTGAAAAATATGAAGAAGAAAATCCGGATGTAAGTATTAGTGTTACAGCTGTTGGGGGAGGAACGGATTATTTTACTTCCCTGCGATCGCGGTTTTCAGCGGGAGATGAACCAGAAATCTTCAGCGTTGCCGGGCCGTCAGAAGCGGAGGATTTTAAACAGTATTTATCAGATTTGTCTGATACTAAAGCAGCAAGTTTAGCTTTAGAAGGTACTCTCGATGGATTAATGGAGGGAGAACAAGTTTATGGTCTGCCTTTTAATCAAGAAGGCTACGGATTGATTTACAATAAAAAAATGTTTGAGGAAGCGGGTATTGATGCTGAAAAAATACTTACTTATGAAGATTTAGAAGAAGCTGTTCAAAAACTGGACAGCCAAAAAGATGAGCTGGGTATAGAAGAGGTGTTTGCGCTTCCGGCAAATGAAGAGTGGGTGATTAGTAATCACTTGGCAAATACGTTTATTGCACCAGAATTCAATAATAGCGTGATGGAAGCGTATGAAAGCGGTACGGTGCCCTTTGAAAAAAGCGAAGAGCTCAAAAGAATATTAGATCTTCAAAATACGTACTCTATTCAACCAACGTTAAGCATGGACTATTCGCAGCAGGTAGAGCAATATTTTACGCTTGAAAAAGTGGCAATCATCCAGCAAGGCAATTGGATTTACCCTACCGTTGCACAAATGGATCAGACATTTGCGGAAGATAACTTAGGCATTCTGCCAATCCCAGTTGAAGGCCATGAAGGAAAGCTTCCTGTTGGTGTGCCGAACTACTGGGTTGTAAATGACAATAAAGACGACGAAGTGGTGGAAGCTTCTAAAGATTTCTTGAATTGGATGTACACATCGGAAGAAGGTAAAGAAATAGTACTGAATGATTTAAATTTCATTCCAGCTTATGAAGGTTTTGATACTTCTGAAATTGCAGATCCTCTGTCTAGAGAAATTTACGAATATTCTTCTAAAGGATATACAATTGACTGGGTGTTTGTAGGCTTTCCTACTCCTTGGACTGATTCCTTAGGCGCGAATATGCAGGAATATATAGACGGAGGGAAAACGTGGGAAGAAGTGATTGAAGATTCCCGCAGAGAATGGGAAGGCATGAGACAGTAA
- a CDS encoding LacI family DNA-binding transcriptional regulator has product MPTISDVAKLSGLSKSTVSRVINNYPHVSKEKRELVEKAMKELSYTPSPTARRMRGQVTTTIGVIIPRITNPFFSYLVNAIEQTAYKNGHQVIIFQSNENKEKEIDFLNLLKTNQVDGVIMTAIENDWEVVRSFQEFGPILLCNEYLNNADVPTVRLDQIKGAYIGTKHLLEKGHTKIAYCTGGLFAVDGKDCDRNQGFQKAMQEGGLTVNPPWVFVNKHTMEDGKAVMRQILDMKERPTAVFTGSDEVAGGIIVEAKESGLNIPEDIAVIGFDDQPLAELVAPKLTTIRQPVNDMGQKAVQIMIKMLNHEKLEQMEYELPIELICRQST; this is encoded by the coding sequence GTGCCGACTATATCCGACGTAGCAAAATTATCAGGCTTATCTAAAAGTACGGTATCAAGAGTCATAAATAATTATCCGCACGTTTCTAAAGAGAAGCGTGAATTGGTAGAAAAAGCAATGAAGGAACTGTCTTATACACCAAGCCCCACTGCAAGAAGAATGAGAGGGCAGGTAACAACAACGATCGGCGTGATCATACCGCGAATCACGAACCCTTTTTTCTCTTATTTAGTGAATGCTATTGAACAAACAGCATATAAAAACGGCCACCAAGTTATCATTTTTCAAAGCAATGAAAACAAAGAGAAGGAAATTGATTTTCTCAACCTGTTAAAGACAAATCAAGTAGATGGGGTTATTATGACGGCTATTGAAAATGATTGGGAGGTCGTCAGGTCTTTTCAAGAGTTTGGACCGATCCTGTTATGTAACGAGTATCTAAACAATGCTGATGTTCCTACGGTTCGACTGGACCAAATAAAAGGCGCTTACATTGGCACAAAGCACCTGCTTGAAAAAGGGCATACAAAAATTGCTTACTGCACGGGGGGATTATTTGCTGTAGATGGAAAGGACTGCGACCGAAATCAAGGGTTTCAAAAGGCAATGCAAGAAGGTGGACTAACTGTCAACCCGCCATGGGTTTTTGTCAATAAGCACACAATGGAAGATGGCAAGGCAGTGATGAGGCAGATTCTAGATATGAAAGAGAGACCGACAGCTGTCTTTACAGGAAGTGATGAGGTTGCCGGCGGCATTATAGTTGAAGCAAAAGAGAGTGGATTAAATATTCCTGAAGATATAGCTGTGATTGGGTTTGATGATCAGCCGCTGGCAGAGCTTGTCGCCCCCAAACTAACAACTATTCGCCAGCCAGTTAACGATATGGGGCAAAAAGCCGTTCAAATAATGATTAAAATGCTAAACCATGAAAAATTAGAGCAAATGGAATATGAGCTGCCTATTGAATTAATATGCCGGCAGTCAACTTAA
- a CDS encoding glycoside hydrolase family 13 protein → MYSKWWHQSVVYQIYPRSFYDSNNDGVGDLRGVIEKLDYFKELGIDVIWLSPVYKSPMDDNGYDISDYKGIAEQFGSMEDMDVLIQEADKIGIKIVMDLVINHTSDEHAWFMESKSSRENPKRDWYIWRDGKENGEPPNNLRSIFGGACWEYDETTQQYFFHSFSKRQPDLNWENPDVRNELYKMVNWWLDKGIGGFRVDAITFIKKPDEFKDLPADAYDGRVLVKPNHPGIGKYLSELNQETFSKYDIFTVAEAPGVTLDELPTFVGEDGYFDMLIQFDHVDLDLGEEGKWYKPKKWDLIDFKKAISNNQKAIQDNGWTALYLENHDQPRSIDRFIPEEDRGPAAGKMLATLYFFLKGTPFIYQGQEIGMTNVKYSSISEYDDIASIDQYQSALEEGYTEQEALSYIHKRSRDNSRTPMQWNDQINGGFTKGEPWLKTNSNYSFVNVNNNLKDTQSLFYYYKKLINLRKNSSYADIFTYGEFKEVMEEHPQVFAYTRTLQDKEVLVVASFSNEEVSIPLEKEARGVIISNYEDSTENLRSFILRPYESVVYDIK, encoded by the coding sequence ATGTATTCAAAGTGGTGGCATCAATCTGTAGTGTATCAAATTTATCCAAGGAGTTTTTACGATTCTAATAATGACGGGGTAGGAGACTTACGAGGAGTAATAGAAAAGCTGGATTATTTTAAAGAATTAGGAATTGACGTCATTTGGTTAAGCCCTGTGTATAAATCACCAATGGATGATAATGGGTACGATATATCAGACTATAAAGGCATTGCAGAACAGTTTGGTTCGATGGAAGACATGGATGTATTGATCCAGGAAGCTGATAAAATAGGGATAAAAATAGTAATGGACTTAGTTATTAATCATACCTCCGATGAACATGCATGGTTTATGGAATCAAAAAGCAGCAGAGAAAATCCAAAGAGAGACTGGTATATTTGGCGGGATGGCAAAGAAAACGGTGAGCCGCCGAATAATTTACGGTCGATTTTTGGAGGGGCCTGCTGGGAGTATGATGAAACGACACAGCAATATTTTTTCCACTCGTTTTCGAAAAGACAACCTGATTTAAATTGGGAAAATCCAGACGTCCGCAATGAATTATACAAAATGGTCAATTGGTGGCTCGACAAAGGAATCGGCGGATTTAGAGTGGATGCGATAACTTTCATAAAGAAACCGGACGAGTTTAAAGACCTGCCAGCCGACGCGTACGATGGAAGAGTGCTTGTAAAACCAAACCACCCCGGCATTGGAAAATATCTTTCTGAGTTGAATCAGGAAACATTTTCGAAATATGATATCTTTACCGTAGCAGAAGCACCGGGAGTTACATTAGATGAATTGCCAACGTTTGTGGGAGAAGACGGCTATTTTGATATGTTAATACAGTTTGACCATGTGGATTTAGATTTAGGGGAAGAAGGAAAATGGTATAAACCAAAGAAGTGGGATTTAATAGATTTCAAGAAAGCTATTTCAAACAACCAAAAAGCCATTCAAGATAACGGATGGACCGCTTTGTACCTTGAAAATCATGATCAGCCCCGTTCGATAGACAGGTTTATTCCTGAAGAGGATAGAGGACCTGCAGCCGGTAAAATGTTAGCAACGTTATATTTCTTTTTGAAAGGGACTCCGTTTATTTATCAAGGTCAGGAAATAGGGATGACAAATGTTAAATATTCTTCTATTTCCGAGTACGATGATATTGCATCGATTGATCAATACCAATCCGCTTTAGAGGAAGGATATACAGAGCAAGAAGCCTTATCATATATACATAAGCGGAGCCGCGATAATTCCAGGACCCCAATGCAATGGAATGACCAAATAAATGGGGGCTTTACAAAAGGAGAGCCCTGGTTAAAAACCAACTCAAATTATTCATTTGTTAATGTGAATAACAACTTAAAGGATACCCAATCGCTGTTTTATTATTATAAGAAATTAATTAACTTAAGAAAAAATAGTTCATATGCTGATATTTTTACGTATGGAGAATTCAAAGAAGTGATGGAAGAGCATCCTCAAGTTTTTGCTTATACAAGAACGCTGCAGGATAAAGAAGTGCTTGTAGTGGCTAGTTTTTCAAACGAAGAAGTAAGCATACCATTGGAAAAAGAAGCACGCGGGGTTATTATTTCAAACTATGAAGACAGTACAGAAAACCTCCGTTCATTCATTCTTCGACCGTATGAAAGTGTCGTATATGATATTAAATAA
- a CDS encoding carbohydrate ABC transporter permease: MKSREFSYWLFLTPVILSLTLVVIIPLLFGLYYSFTDWNGLTVSTFIGLDHYMRVFEDQRFISSLWFTIKFSVVTVILLNILGLGLALLVTKQLKSSHLLRTIFFMPNLIGGLILGFIWQFIFISVFSDIGSIFGAESLQGWLSSPATGFWGLVILTSWQMAGYIMIIYIAYLQNIPSELLEAAEVDGANAFQRFRHVLFPLVAPAFTVSMFLTLSTAFKIYDQNLSLTDGGPYNSTEMVAMNIVNTAFTYNEMAYGQAKAIIFFIFVAAIAITQVYYNKKREVEL, translated from the coding sequence ATGAAAAGCCGGGAATTTTCCTATTGGTTATTTCTAACACCGGTTATTTTAAGTTTGACCCTAGTTGTCATTATACCGCTGCTGTTTGGGTTATATTATTCTTTTACAGATTGGAATGGATTAACAGTAAGTACTTTTATTGGTCTGGATCATTATATGCGTGTATTTGAAGATCAACGATTCATCAGTTCCCTTTGGTTCACGATTAAATTTTCCGTGGTCACCGTTATTTTACTTAATATATTGGGTTTAGGACTGGCTTTACTAGTAACTAAACAATTAAAATCAAGTCATTTGCTTCGAACGATTTTCTTTATGCCTAACTTGATAGGCGGCCTTATTCTGGGTTTTATTTGGCAGTTCATTTTTATTAGCGTGTTTTCAGATATAGGGAGTATTTTCGGGGCTGAAAGCCTGCAAGGATGGCTGTCGTCTCCTGCTACAGGTTTTTGGGGGCTTGTTATATTAACGTCCTGGCAGATGGCTGGTTACATTATGATTATCTACATCGCTTACTTGCAAAATATTCCGAGCGAATTATTAGAAGCAGCAGAGGTGGATGGGGCGAATGCGTTTCAACGATTTCGCCATGTTCTTTTTCCATTAGTTGCTCCGGCTTTTACCGTAAGCATGTTTTTAACACTGTCCACAGCTTTTAAAATTTATGATCAAAACTTATCTTTAACCGATGGAGGTCCGTACAATTCTACGGAAATGGTCGCAATGAATATTGTAAATACAGCTTTCACCTATAACGAAATGGCATACGGCCAGGCGAAAGCTATTATATTTTTCATTTTTGTGGCAGCCATCGCTATTACTCAGGTTTATTACAATAAAAAAAGGGAGGTCGAGCTATGA
- a CDS encoding aldehyde dehydrogenase family protein has protein sequence MEKTVDLYPKVAKFLEGQKKLFINGKWVDSANGKTFESRNPATGEVLITVSEAEAEDVNRTVDAARAAFDNGAWSRTTAAERSRLIYKLADLMEENKEELAQIETLDNGKPIKETRMGDIPMAIEHFRYFAGWSTKIVGQTIPVSGNYFNYTKHEPVGVVGQIIPWNFPLLMAAWKLGAALATGCTVVLKPAEQTPLSALYLAELTQEAGFPEGVINIIPGFGPTAGEPLVNHEKINKVAFTGSTEIGKQIMRQASDTVKRVTLELGGKSPNIILPDADMSKAIPGALAGIMFNQGQVCSAGSRVFVQKKAYDNFVADMVSHSQSIKQGPGLDSNTQMGPLVSDVQQNRVMKYIQRGQDEGAEMLTGGKNPFNNGYFVEPTVFAAVDDNMTIAKEEIFGPVVAAMPFEDLDEVIERANNLNYGLAAGLWTENVKNAHYVADNLQAGTVWVNCYNVFDAASPFGGFKQSGSGREMGSYALDNYTEVKSVWINMN, from the coding sequence ACAGAAAAAACTATTTATTAATGGTAAATGGGTTGATTCGGCAAACGGAAAGACGTTTGAAAGTAGAAATCCTGCTACCGGGGAAGTATTGATTACAGTTAGTGAAGCGGAAGCAGAAGATGTTAACCGTACGGTCGATGCTGCCCGGGCAGCTTTTGATAATGGGGCCTGGTCTAGAACAACTGCTGCTGAACGCAGCCGTCTCATTTATAAACTTGCTGATCTAATGGAAGAAAATAAAGAAGAACTAGCACAAATAGAGACGTTGGACAACGGGAAACCGATTAAAGAAACACGCATGGGCGATATTCCGATGGCGATAGAGCACTTCCGTTATTTTGCAGGCTGGTCCACTAAAATTGTAGGGCAAACCATTCCGGTTTCAGGTAATTATTTTAATTACACGAAACACGAGCCTGTAGGAGTGGTTGGCCAAATTATTCCGTGGAACTTTCCTCTTCTTATGGCAGCCTGGAAGTTAGGTGCAGCACTTGCTACGGGGTGTACCGTTGTATTAAAGCCTGCAGAACAAACTCCGTTATCTGCTCTTTATCTAGCGGAGCTAACGCAAGAAGCTGGTTTTCCTGAAGGGGTTATTAATATTATTCCTGGATTTGGACCGACTGCTGGTGAACCACTCGTAAACCATGAAAAAATTAACAAAGTAGCGTTTACTGGGTCCACTGAAATTGGGAAACAAATTATGCGTCAGGCGTCTGACACGGTAAAACGAGTGACTCTTGAGCTTGGTGGAAAGTCTCCGAACATTATACTTCCAGATGCCGATATGTCAAAAGCCATTCCAGGGGCGCTTGCTGGGATCATGTTTAATCAGGGGCAGGTTTGCAGCGCAGGTTCTCGTGTGTTTGTTCAAAAGAAAGCCTATGACAACTTTGTTGCTGACATGGTGTCTCATTCGCAAAGCATTAAACAAGGACCCGGTCTCGACTCAAATACGCAAATGGGCCCTCTGGTATCTGACGTTCAGCAAAACCGTGTGATGAAATATATTCAGCGAGGACAAGACGAAGGAGCAGAAATGTTAACGGGTGGGAAAAATCCTTTTAATAATGGATATTTTGTAGAACCAACGGTATTTGCGGCAGTAGATGATAATATGACGATTGCCAAAGAAGAAATTTTCGGACCAGTTGTAGCTGCAATGCCGTTTGAAGACTTAGATGAAGTCATTGAACGAGCAAACAATTTAAATTATGGTCTTGCAGCTGGATTGTGGACGGAAAATGTGAAAAATGCTCATTATGTGGCGGATAATCTGCAAGCAGGAACTGTCTGGGTCAACTGCTATAACGTATTCGATGCAGCTTCGCCATTTGGTGGATTCAAGCAATCTGGAAGCGGCCGTGAAATGGGATCCTATGCTCTTGACAACTATACAGAAGTAAAAAGTGTCTGGATTAATATGAATTAA
- a CDS encoding YesL family protein, producing MNGFYRVSEWIMRLSVVNLLWIVFNLPLVLIILNVMQVDQPGVKFFSIIVLTILAPFLFFPATAAMFSSVRDWTLSRDAVSLSKNYWFYYKENYRNSLLGGAVLTLIWFVWAVDSYYFSQANMVLMFSFIALGVILFVFTINFFSVLVHYQINVRSLLKQAFLFTFASPLLSSVISFSSFLIIYVSMNGLQLIVPLFSGTLIAFISFSAFYRFYVKYQSIHSA from the coding sequence ATGAATGGCTTTTACCGTGTCAGTGAATGGATAATGAGACTTTCTGTAGTGAATCTGTTATGGATTGTTTTTAACCTTCCACTTGTATTGATTATTTTAAATGTCATGCAAGTCGATCAGCCTGGAGTGAAGTTTTTTTCTATTATAGTGCTGACCATTCTTGCACCATTTTTATTTTTTCCCGCAACAGCCGCTATGTTTTCTTCGGTGAGAGACTGGACGTTAAGTAGGGACGCTGTGAGTCTATCAAAAAACTATTGGTTTTATTACAAGGAAAACTACCGCAATAGTCTGCTTGGAGGAGCGGTGTTAACCCTTATTTGGTTCGTCTGGGCAGTAGACTCTTATTATTTTAGTCAAGCGAATATGGTGTTGATGTTTTCCTTCATCGCTTTAGGGGTAATTCTTTTCGTTTTCACCATAAACTTTTTTTCCGTATTGGTTCATTATCAGATAAACGTCAGATCCCTCTTAAAACAAGCATTTCTATTTACATTTGCAAGTCCATTATTAAGCAGCGTAATAAGCTTTAGCAGCTTTCTAATAATATATGTAAGCATGAATGGGCTGCAGCTGATTGTTCCATTGTTTAGCGGAACATTAATAGCATTTATATCATTTTCAGCATTTTATCGATTTTATGTGAAATATCAGTCTATACATTCAGCATAG
- a CDS encoding carbohydrate ABC transporter permease, translating to MKGRKRRLYVLEILGILLGLLWLSPFYLIAVNAFKTNRDIFADVLGFPSNPTIQNFIQAFIDLQFLQSLFNSLIITVASIGIIVFFSSMAAYALARNKSKLSSVILLIFVAAMLIPFQAVMIPLVALFGKAEMLNMVGLIFMYLGFGSSLAIFLYHGAMTSIPSTLDEAAIIDGANKFQTFWFIIFPLLKPISVTVGILNVIWIWNDFLLPSLILSDSEATIPLRMFYFFGQYTKQWHLALAGLTIVIIPVIVFYFIAQKQIIKGVSEGAVK from the coding sequence ATGAAGGGCCGAAAAAGAAGGCTGTATGTTCTGGAAATACTCGGTATTTTACTCGGATTGCTATGGCTCTCCCCATTTTATCTAATAGCAGTAAATGCTTTTAAGACAAATAGAGACATTTTTGCAGATGTGCTGGGTTTTCCTTCAAATCCGACCATTCAGAACTTTATTCAAGCATTCATTGATTTGCAGTTTTTACAATCACTGTTTAACTCATTGATTATTACTGTAGCAAGTATTGGAATTATCGTTTTTTTCTCATCCATGGCAGCATATGCTCTGGCACGCAATAAATCAAAACTCAGCAGCGTTATTTTATTAATCTTTGTTGCTGCGATGCTTATTCCTTTTCAGGCAGTAATGATTCCGCTCGTTGCTCTTTTTGGGAAGGCGGAAATGTTAAATATGGTCGGCCTTATCTTCATGTATTTAGGGTTTGGTTCAAGCCTGGCTATATTTTTGTACCACGGGGCAATGACCAGTATTCCCAGTACGTTGGATGAAGCTGCCATTATCGACGGGGCGAATAAATTTCAAACGTTCTGGTTTATCATTTTCCCTTTATTGAAACCGATCTCAGTAACGGTAGGAATATTAAATGTGATCTGGATCTGGAATGACTTTTTATTACCTTCCTTAATTTTAAGTGATTCGGAAGCAACGATTCCTTTACGAATGTTTTATTTCTTTGGGCAGTACACAAAACAGTGGCATTTAGCCTTAGCAGGGCTGACCATCGTTATTATTCCTGTTATCGTTTTCTATTTCATTGCTCAAAAACAGATTATAAAAGGGGTATCCGAAGGAGCAGTAAAATAA
- a CDS encoding sigma-54-dependent Fis family transcriptional regulator produces the protein MNEKAWENFILKNQVSKDIPDEIVMSWKRSVRAGIQPELKKAPQIFNPHDIQKIASTNLLHHIFSQLSGEMDKYFNKYDCSLSLSDEKGCIIASFVEGTLKEKLQEVRFYEGGHWHESKSGTNAIGTALTTDKEIVVKGPEHFCQNWHPFSCAGIPIRHPMSQKTAGILDLTTLKERFPENALSLTAVFVQSIEALWHATLLQDIEFIRQEFNKYIKSIEHDHVIAVDSSGNIVDTCMKGPYREKEQPVNVKLDQLEKGIYEGDIQLENGAAAEGRVIPVKRNNRTIGGVIHLRKGNRSKTFKQEKTNEDSFSSYSCMIGNSESWQQVIAGAKRVASRNMSVLITGKSGTGKELMARAIHESSARKNNAFLAVNCAGLNHELAASELFGYAPGAFTGALKTGKKGWFEAADGGTLFLDEISEMPPSIQAMMLRVIQEKQVLRIGEHTPRSVDVRIIAASNRNLKEWIQAGKFRADLYFRLNVGRIHLPCLCERNGDIELLAEHFLKNIDGHFQIDQSAWEVFNQYSWPGNVRELQNVLEYAALYARDEIITASDLPADLFEHENNKKYTIRLVPDKKDKQINEGESEEDDLLKTIKACRYNMTQASKALGISRSTLYRKMKKYEINI, from the coding sequence ATGAACGAAAAAGCTTGGGAAAATTTTATCTTAAAAAACCAAGTATCCAAAGACATTCCAGATGAAATTGTTATGTCATGGAAGCGAAGCGTTCGTGCCGGTATTCAACCGGAATTAAAGAAAGCACCTCAAATTTTTAACCCTCATGACATACAAAAGATTGCCTCCACTAACTTATTACACCATATCTTTTCTCAATTAAGCGGCGAAATGGATAAGTATTTTAACAAATACGATTGTTCTTTAAGCCTCTCAGATGAAAAAGGATGCATTATTGCTTCTTTTGTTGAAGGCACATTAAAGGAAAAACTGCAAGAAGTAAGGTTTTATGAAGGGGGCCATTGGCATGAATCAAAGTCAGGGACAAATGCCATCGGTACCGCTTTAACGACAGATAAAGAAATAGTTGTTAAAGGCCCTGAGCACTTTTGTCAAAATTGGCATCCCTTTTCTTGTGCCGGCATACCGATTCGCCATCCAATGAGTCAAAAAACTGCCGGGATACTAGATTTAACTACTCTAAAAGAACGATTTCCAGAAAATGCTTTAAGTCTTACAGCTGTATTTGTTCAATCGATTGAAGCGCTTTGGCATGCGACTCTTCTTCAAGATATTGAATTCATACGACAAGAATTCAACAAGTATATAAAAAGTATAGAACATGATCATGTTATTGCAGTTGACAGCTCTGGAAATATAGTAGATACATGTATGAAGGGGCCGTATCGAGAAAAGGAGCAGCCTGTGAATGTAAAATTGGATCAACTAGAGAAAGGAATCTATGAAGGAGACATCCAACTAGAAAATGGGGCTGCTGCAGAAGGACGAGTCATCCCTGTAAAACGAAATAACCGGACGATTGGCGGAGTCATCCATTTAAGGAAAGGAAATCGTTCAAAGACGTTCAAGCAAGAAAAAACAAATGAAGATAGCTTCTCATCCTATTCTTGTATGATTGGTAACAGTGAGAGCTGGCAGCAAGTCATCGCAGGCGCAAAACGAGTGGCATCTAGAAATATGTCTGTTTTAATTACAGGGAAAAGCGGGACAGGCAAGGAATTAATGGCTCGGGCTATTCATGAGTCAAGTGCTCGAAAAAACAATGCTTTTTTGGCTGTTAATTGTGCAGGTCTCAATCACGAACTCGCAGCAAGTGAACTTTTTGGATATGCACCCGGTGCCTTTACCGGTGCTTTGAAAACCGGTAAAAAGGGTTGGTTTGAAGCAGCTGACGGAGGTACCCTGTTTCTAGATGAAATCAGTGAAATGCCTCCGTCCATTCAAGCGATGATGCTTCGAGTAATACAGGAAAAACAGGTTCTGCGAATTGGTGAACATACTCCTAGATCGGTAGACGTTCGAATTATTGCTGCTAGTAACAGAAATTTAAAAGAATGGATACAAGCTGGCAAGTTTCGCGCTGATCTTTATTTTCGCTTGAACGTTGGGCGGATACACCTCCCTTGCCTTTGTGAAAGAAATGGTGATATTGAACTGTTAGCAGAGCACTTTCTAAAAAACATCGATGGGCATTTTCAAATAGACCAATCTGCTTGGGAAGTTTTTAATCAATACAGCTGGCCGGGCAACGTCCGTGAGCTGCAAAATGTTTTGGAATATGCGGCGTTGTATGCGAGAGACGAAATCATTACAGCAAGTGATTTACCTGCAGATTTATTCGAACATGAAAACAATAAAAAATATACTATTCGCCTTGTACCGGATAAAAAAGACAAGCAAATAAATGAAGGAGAGAGTGAAGAAGATGACCTCCTTAAAACAATTAAGGCTTGTCGATACAACATGACTCAGGCCTCTAAAGCTTTAGGAATATCGAGAAGTACTCTTTATCGTAAAATGAAAAAATATGAAATAAACATATAA